From Streptomyces sp. TLI_105, the proteins below share one genomic window:
- a CDS encoding glycosyltransferase family 4 protein, producing the protein MHVLVVHNRYSSAQPSGENRVVDEEVALLRAAGHRVDLFERRSDDIAGRSLLGKAAVPLLVPWNPAVRTELAARLRADRPDVVHVHNVFPLLSPAVLAACADAGVPVVATLHNYTQVCPPGTLHRDGRPCTECVGSTASLPAVRHGCYRNSRLATVPLAVSLSVNRRRWWSGVERFFCISAAQRDILVRSGMPAERLAVKHNFVPDPGTCRTGTGEHLLFLGRLAEPKGVRLLMAAWDELAADGGAGVPLVLAGAGPLEREVAAWAEGRDDVRYVGLYDPEECRQALARSVAVVAPSTARETFGLVVAEAMAAGVPAVAAGHGAFVELVDEGVTGLLHRPGEAASLADCLRLITAAPARNREMGLAARRRYEQRFSPAVGLERLLEEYRTAIAVRAESMGGSK; encoded by the coding sequence TCGAGCGGCGCAGCGACGACATCGCCGGCCGGTCCCTCCTCGGCAAGGCCGCGGTGCCACTCCTCGTGCCGTGGAACCCGGCGGTCCGCACGGAACTCGCCGCCCGGCTCCGCGCCGACCGGCCGGACGTGGTGCACGTCCACAACGTCTTCCCGCTCCTGTCGCCGGCGGTCCTCGCCGCCTGCGCCGACGCCGGCGTGCCCGTCGTCGCCACGCTGCACAACTACACCCAGGTCTGCCCGCCGGGCACGCTGCACCGGGACGGCAGGCCGTGCACCGAGTGCGTCGGGTCGACGGCGTCGCTGCCCGCCGTCCGGCACGGCTGCTACCGGAACTCCCGGCTCGCGACGGTTCCCCTCGCGGTCAGCCTGTCGGTCAACCGGCGGCGGTGGTGGTCCGGCGTGGAGCGTTTCTTCTGCATCTCCGCGGCGCAGCGCGACATCCTGGTGCGGTCCGGCATGCCGGCCGAACGGCTCGCGGTGAAGCACAACTTCGTGCCCGACCCGGGCACCTGTCGGACGGGCACCGGCGAGCACCTGCTCTTCCTCGGCCGGCTCGCGGAGCCCAAGGGCGTACGGCTGCTCATGGCCGCGTGGGACGAGCTCGCGGCGGACGGCGGGGCGGGCGTGCCGCTCGTGCTCGCCGGCGCGGGGCCGCTGGAGCGTGAGGTGGCCGCCTGGGCGGAGGGCCGGGACGACGTGCGGTACGTCGGCCTGTACGACCCGGAGGAGTGCCGGCAGGCCCTCGCACGGTCGGTCGCCGTGGTGGCCCCTTCGACGGCCAGGGAGACCTTCGGCCTGGTGGTCGCCGAGGCGATGGCGGCCGGGGTCCCGGCCGTCGCCGCCGGGCACGGCGCCTTCGTCGAACTCGTCGACGAAGGGGTGACCGGGCTGCTGCACCGGCCGGGCGAGGCCGCCTCGCTCGCGGACTGTCTGCGCCTGATCACGGCCGCGCCGGCCCGGAACCGGGAGATGGGGCTGGCGGCCCGGCGCCGGTACGAGCAGCGCTTCAGCCCGGCCGTCGGGCTGGAGCGCCTGCTGGAGGAGTACCGCACCGCGATCGCGGTGCGGGCGGAATCAATGGGGGGCAGTAAATGA
- a CDS encoding class I SAM-dependent methyltransferase, giving the protein MTRCRLCGSAALTSVVDLGATPPCESFLAADELDRPEPAYPLHLRVCTDCWLAQLPPLITPEETFKEYAYFSSYSTSWVEHARTFVAAAVERLALGGDAFVVEVASNDGYLLKHVVDRGIRCLGIEPSVNVGAAARGAGVPTLTEFLSPETGAAVRAEHGPADLVVANNVYAHIPDVVGFTQGLRALVADDGWVSIEVQHLLTLIEENQYDTIYHEHFQYYTVASAARALASGGLTLVDVELLPTHGGSIRLWARPAEVAGEPTARVAEVLDREKAAGLQDLSGYTEFSDRVAKVRRDLLRFLIEAAERGETVVGYGAPGKGNTLLNHCGIRPDLLSYTVDRNPYKHGRFTPGTRVPILPPERIAADRPDYVLVLPWNLRAELVEQLSFVGDWGGRLVFPIPELSIVEVPAKEVTA; this is encoded by the coding sequence ATGACACGATGCCGACTCTGCGGCTCGGCGGCGCTCACGAGCGTCGTCGACCTGGGGGCGACGCCGCCGTGCGAGAGCTTTCTCGCCGCGGACGAACTGGACCGGCCGGAGCCCGCGTACCCGCTGCACCTGCGGGTCTGCACCGACTGCTGGCTCGCGCAGCTCCCTCCGCTGATCACGCCGGAGGAGACCTTCAAGGAGTACGCGTACTTCTCCTCGTACTCGACCTCCTGGGTGGAGCACGCGCGCACGTTCGTCGCGGCCGCCGTGGAGCGGCTCGCCCTCGGCGGCGACGCCTTCGTGGTCGAGGTCGCGAGCAACGACGGGTACCTGCTGAAGCACGTGGTGGACCGCGGGATCCGCTGCCTCGGCATCGAGCCCTCGGTGAACGTCGGCGCCGCGGCGCGGGGCGCCGGTGTGCCCACGCTCACCGAGTTCCTGAGCCCGGAGACGGGCGCGGCCGTCCGCGCCGAGCACGGCCCGGCGGACCTGGTCGTCGCCAACAACGTGTACGCGCACATCCCCGACGTCGTCGGCTTCACCCAGGGGCTGCGCGCCCTGGTCGCCGACGACGGCTGGGTCTCCATCGAGGTGCAGCACCTGCTGACCCTGATCGAGGAGAACCAGTACGACACGATCTACCACGAGCACTTCCAGTACTACACGGTCGCGTCCGCGGCCCGGGCGCTCGCGAGCGGCGGACTCACGCTCGTGGACGTCGAGCTGCTGCCCACGCACGGCGGCTCCATCCGGCTGTGGGCCCGGCCGGCGGAGGTGGCCGGCGAGCCCACGGCGCGTGTGGCCGAGGTCCTCGACCGGGAGAAGGCCGCCGGGCTCCAGGACCTGTCCGGGTACACCGAGTTCTCCGACCGGGTGGCCAAGGTGCGCCGGGACCTGCTGCGCTTCCTCATCGAGGCGGCCGAGCGCGGCGAGACGGTCGTCGGCTACGGCGCCCCCGGCAAGGGCAACACGCTGCTCAACCACTGCGGCATCCGGCCCGACCTGCTCTCGTACACGGTCGACCGCAACCCCTACAAGCACGGCAGGTTCACCCCGGGCACCCGAGTCCCGATCCTGCCGCCCGAGCGGATCGCCGCCGACCGGCCGGACTACGTCCTCGTCCTCCCGTGGAACCTGCGGGCCGAACTGGTCGAGCAGCTGTCCTTCGTGGGCGACTGGGGCGGCCGCCTCGTCTTCCCCATCCCGGAACTGAGCATCGTCGAGGTGCCCGCGAAAGAGGTCACAGCATGA
- a CDS encoding glucose-1-phosphate cytidylyltransferase, which yields MKVVLFCGGYGMRMRSGAADDVPKPMAMVGPRPLIWHVMRYYAHYGHTEFILCLGYGAHHIKDFFLNYEETTSNDFVLRGGRTELLSTDISDWTITFAQTGIESPIGERLRRVRHHLDGDEMFLANYADVLTDAPLPEMIERFSRRDAGASMMVVPPQSSFHCVELGEDGLVGGITAVSELPLWENGGYFVLRQEVFDHIPEGGDLVADGCAGLAKEGRLVAHQHRGFWKPTDTVKERAALDEAYARGDRPWAVWERNTTGVTA from the coding sequence ATGAAGGTCGTCCTGTTCTGCGGCGGTTACGGAATGCGGATGCGGAGCGGCGCCGCGGACGACGTGCCCAAGCCGATGGCGATGGTCGGCCCGCGCCCGCTGATCTGGCACGTCATGCGCTACTACGCGCACTACGGGCACACGGAGTTCATCCTGTGTCTCGGATACGGCGCGCACCACATCAAGGACTTCTTCCTCAACTACGAGGAGACGACGTCAAACGACTTCGTGCTGCGCGGCGGCCGGACCGAGCTGCTGTCCACCGACATATCCGACTGGACGATCACGTTCGCCCAGACCGGCATCGAGTCGCCGATCGGGGAGAGGCTGCGCCGGGTGCGGCACCACCTGGACGGCGACGAGATGTTCCTCGCCAACTACGCCGACGTGCTCACCGACGCGCCGCTGCCGGAGATGATCGAGCGGTTCTCCCGGCGTGACGCCGGCGCGTCGATGATGGTGGTGCCGCCGCAGTCCTCCTTCCACTGCGTGGAGTTGGGCGAGGACGGGCTCGTGGGGGGCATCACCGCCGTCAGCGAACTGCCGCTGTGGGAGAACGGCGGCTACTTCGTGCTCCGCCAGGAGGTCTTCGACCACATACCGGAGGGCGGGGACCTGGTCGCCGACGGCTGCGCCGGCCTGGCCAAGGAAGGCCGGCTCGTGGCGCACCAGCACCGCGGCTTCTGGAAGCCGACCGACACCGTGAAGGAGCGGGCCGCGCTCGACGAGGCCTACGCCCGGGGCGACCGCCCGTGGGCCGTGTGGGAACGGAACACCACGGGGGTGACCGCTTGA
- a CDS encoding PIG-L deacetylase family protein yields MIRLGAGRLDRIVAVGAHCDDIAIGTGGTLLALCLARPGIRVDALVLSGGGGEREQEERAALAAFCPGADLRLTVLKLPDGRLPAHWEEAKAAVEELRERTEPDLILAPRTEDAHQDHRTLAKLMSTAFRDHLVLGYEIVKWDADLGRPVAYQPLSPEIAEEKVRLLQEHYPSQRHRPWYDREAFLGLARIRGIECHARYAEAFAVTKLTLDLGD; encoded by the coding sequence TTGATCCGCCTCGGCGCCGGGCGCCTGGACCGGATCGTCGCGGTGGGCGCCCACTGCGACGACATCGCCATCGGCACCGGCGGCACGCTCCTCGCGCTGTGCCTCGCGCGGCCGGGCATCCGCGTCGACGCGCTGGTGCTCTCCGGCGGAGGCGGCGAGCGGGAGCAGGAGGAACGGGCCGCGCTCGCCGCCTTCTGCCCGGGTGCCGACCTGCGGCTGACCGTGCTCAAGCTGCCGGACGGCCGGCTGCCCGCGCACTGGGAGGAGGCCAAGGCGGCGGTCGAGGAGCTGCGCGAGCGGACCGAGCCGGATCTGATCCTGGCCCCGCGCACCGAGGACGCGCACCAGGACCACCGCACCCTGGCGAAGCTGATGTCCACCGCGTTCCGCGACCATCTCGTGCTCGGCTACGAGATCGTCAAGTGGGACGCCGATCTCGGCCGCCCGGTGGCGTACCAGCCGCTGTCGCCGGAGATCGCCGAGGAGAAGGTGCGGCTGCTGCAGGAGCACTACCCCTCGCAGCGGCACCGGCCCTGGTACGACCGGGAGGCCTTCCTCGGCCTCGCCCGGATCCGCGGCATCGAATGTCACGCGCGCTACGCCGAGGCGTTCGCCGTCACCAAACTCACTCTCGACCTGGGGGATTGA
- a CDS encoding NAD(P)-dependent oxidoreductase yields MRVLLTGHQGYLGTVMAPVLTAAGHEVVGLDSGLFADCVLGPAPADPAGHRVDLRDVTAEHVAGVDAVIHLGALSNDPLGSLAPELTYDINHHASVRLARLAREAGVKRFLYASTCSVYGAAGGDELVSEDAPLRPVTPYAESKVRVEDDLHALADDGFTPVYMRNATAFGYSPRLRADIVLNNLVGHALLSGEVLVLSDGTPWRPLVHAADIARAFTAALEAPRDAVHDRAFNIGSEVNNVTVAEIAAQVAEAVDGSKVVITGETGADPRSYRVDFSRFRSAIPGFDCEWTVKRGALELADAYRKHGLTREDFERRFTRLAVLRAASDTGAVDDTLRWRR; encoded by the coding sequence TTGCGCGTACTGCTGACCGGACACCAGGGCTACCTGGGCACCGTCATGGCTCCCGTCCTCACCGCCGCCGGGCACGAGGTCGTCGGCCTCGACTCCGGCCTGTTCGCCGACTGTGTGCTCGGCCCGGCGCCGGCGGACCCGGCGGGCCACCGGGTGGACCTGCGCGACGTCACGGCCGAGCACGTGGCCGGGGTGGACGCCGTGATCCACCTGGGCGCGCTGTCCAACGACCCGCTGGGATCGCTGGCGCCGGAGCTCACCTACGACATCAACCACCACGCGTCCGTGCGCCTCGCCCGGCTGGCCCGCGAGGCCGGGGTGAAGCGTTTCCTGTACGCGTCGACGTGCTCCGTCTACGGAGCGGCGGGCGGCGACGAGCTGGTGTCCGAGGACGCCCCGCTGCGGCCGGTGACGCCGTACGCGGAGTCCAAGGTGCGGGTGGAGGACGACCTGCACGCCCTGGCCGACGACGGCTTCACCCCGGTGTACATGCGCAACGCCACCGCCTTCGGCTACTCCCCCAGGCTGCGCGCCGACATCGTGCTGAACAACCTGGTGGGCCACGCGCTGCTGTCCGGCGAGGTGCTCGTGCTCTCCGACGGCACCCCCTGGCGCCCGCTGGTGCACGCCGCCGACATCGCCCGGGCCTTCACGGCCGCGCTCGAGGCGCCCCGGGACGCGGTGCACGACCGGGCGTTCAACATCGGCAGCGAGGTCAACAACGTCACGGTCGCCGAGATCGCCGCGCAGGTCGCCGAGGCGGTGGACGGCTCGAAGGTGGTGATCACCGGCGAGACCGGCGCCGATCCGCGGTCGTACCGGGTGGACTTCTCCCGGTTCCGCTCCGCGATCCCCGGCTTCGACTGCGAGTGGACGGTGAAGCGGGGGGCGCTGGAACTCGCCGACGCCTACCGGAAGCACGGTCTCACCCGGGAGGACTTCGAGCGGCGCTTCACCCGTCTCGCCGTGCTGCGCGCGGCCTCCGACACCGGCGCCGTCGACGACACCCTGCGGTGGCGCCGATGA
- a CDS encoding DUF4910 domain-containing protein, with translation MAPMTAADLGEEMHALVERLYPLCRSITGDGVRATLEIVGEYLPLEVHEVPTGTQVLDWTVPQEWNIRDAYVADPAGNRVVDFAASSLHVLGYSVPVSATMPLSELRGHLHTLPDHPSWVPYRTSYYKPEWGFCLAQETLDALPDGEYEVCVDSTLADGHLTYAEHVVPGQVADEVIVSCHVCHPSLANDNLAGIAVATFLARALAEGTPYYTYRFLFAPGTIGAITWLARNKERIDRVKHGLVLACAGDRGSLTYKRSRRGDAEIDRVMRHVLEASERPHSIVEFTPYGYDERQFCSPGFDLGVGSLTRTPYAGYPEYHTSADNPDFVSPEAMADTLAVCREAFAVLDRNRRYLNLSPYGEPQLGRRGLYDALGGRSDTKQAQMAMLWVLNLSDGEHGLLDVAERSGLPFDTVVAAADALGAAGLIKA, from the coding sequence GTGGCGCCGATGACGGCGGCCGATCTCGGGGAGGAGATGCACGCGCTGGTGGAGCGGTTGTACCCGCTGTGCCGGAGCATCACGGGCGACGGTGTGCGCGCCACCCTGGAGATCGTCGGGGAGTACCTCCCGCTGGAGGTGCACGAGGTGCCGACCGGGACGCAGGTGCTGGACTGGACGGTGCCGCAGGAGTGGAACATCCGGGACGCGTACGTCGCCGACCCGGCCGGCAACCGGGTCGTCGACTTCGCCGCGTCCAGCCTGCACGTGCTCGGCTACAGCGTGCCGGTGTCGGCGACCATGCCGCTGAGCGAGCTGCGCGGGCACCTGCACACCCTGCCGGACCACCCGTCCTGGGTGCCGTACCGCACCAGCTACTACAAGCCGGAGTGGGGCTTCTGCCTGGCCCAGGAGACCCTGGACGCGCTGCCGGACGGCGAGTACGAGGTGTGCGTCGACTCCACGCTCGCCGACGGCCACCTCACCTACGCCGAGCACGTGGTCCCCGGCCAGGTCGCCGACGAGGTGATCGTCTCCTGCCACGTCTGCCACCCGTCGCTGGCCAACGACAACCTGGCCGGCATCGCGGTGGCGACGTTCCTCGCCCGGGCGCTCGCGGAGGGGACGCCGTACTACACGTACCGGTTCCTCTTCGCGCCCGGCACCATCGGGGCGATCACCTGGCTGGCCCGGAACAAGGAGCGGATCGACCGGGTCAAGCACGGCCTCGTACTGGCCTGCGCCGGCGACCGGGGCAGCCTGACGTACAAGCGGAGCCGGCGCGGCGACGCGGAGATCGACCGGGTGATGCGGCACGTGCTCGAAGCCTCCGAACGGCCGCACAGCATCGTCGAGTTCACTCCGTACGGCTACGACGAGCGGCAGTTCTGCTCGCCCGGCTTCGATCTCGGCGTGGGCTCGCTCACCCGTACCCCGTACGCCGGCTATCCCGAGTACCACACCTCGGCGGACAACCCGGACTTCGTCTCCCCGGAGGCGATGGCGGACACGCTCGCCGTCTGCCGCGAGGCGTTCGCCGTCCTCGACCGCAACCGGCGCTACCTCAACCTCAGTCCCTACGGCGAACCACAGCTCGGCCGGCGGGGGTTGTACGACGCGCTCGGCGGCCGCAGCGACACCAAGCAGGCCCAGATGGCCATGCTCTGGGTGCTCAACCTCTCCGACGGCGAGCACGGTCTGCTGGACGTCGCCGAGCGGTCCGGGCTGCCGTTCGACACCGTCGTCGCCGCCGCCGACGCCCTGGGCGCCGCCGGGCTGATCAAGGCATGA
- a CDS encoding glycosyltransferase, giving the protein MTARPRLTVGLPVYNGEEYLAESLDALLGQTYEDFELVISDNASTDGTRDICRKYAARDSRIRYLRLPRNIGATPNHNRLFAECRTELFKWASHDDLYARDLLRRCVDALDERPDVILAHADQAVIDADGQVKVPYEYKLATASRRAPERFRSMLFEPGGDDFYGVIRADVLRRVKPMDSYHHADRTFVCEIGLHGPFHQVPELLYFRRDHPTRAERANPSKRSRCVNLDPRRAGPLHPTPRLLAEYVLGFVSAIRRAPLSVADRRACYGHLAAWMSSRARPGAGERVEDRAPVDPARLAVSLDALVAGREGRGVREGDQA; this is encoded by the coding sequence ATGACCGCCCGACCCAGGCTGACCGTCGGCCTGCCCGTGTACAACGGCGAGGAGTACCTCGCCGAATCGCTCGACGCCCTGCTCGGCCAGACCTACGAGGACTTCGAGCTGGTCATCTCCGACAACGCCTCGACCGACGGGACCCGGGACATCTGCCGGAAGTACGCGGCGCGGGACTCGCGCATCCGCTACCTCCGGCTGCCCCGGAACATCGGCGCGACGCCGAACCACAACCGGCTGTTCGCCGAGTGCCGCACCGAACTGTTCAAGTGGGCCTCGCACGACGACCTGTACGCGCGTGACCTGCTGCGGCGCTGCGTGGACGCCCTCGACGAGCGGCCGGACGTGATCCTCGCCCACGCCGATCAGGCGGTCATCGACGCCGACGGCCAGGTGAAGGTCCCGTACGAGTACAAGCTCGCCACCGCCTCCCGGCGTGCGCCGGAGCGCTTCCGCAGCATGCTGTTCGAGCCCGGCGGCGACGACTTCTACGGGGTGATACGGGCCGACGTGCTGCGCCGGGTGAAGCCGATGGACAGCTACCACCACGCGGACCGCACGTTCGTCTGCGAGATCGGCCTGCACGGGCCCTTCCACCAGGTGCCGGAGCTGCTGTACTTCCGTCGCGACCACCCCACCCGCGCCGAGCGGGCGAACCCCTCCAAGCGCTCCCGGTGCGTCAACCTGGACCCGCGCCGGGCGGGCCCGCTGCACCCGACGCCCCGGCTGCTCGCCGAGTACGTCCTGGGCTTCGTCTCGGCGATCCGGCGGGCGCCGCTGTCCGTGGCCGACCGGCGCGCGTGCTACGGCCACCTGGCCGCGTGGATGTCCAGCCGGGCCCGGCCGGGGGCCGGCGAGCGGGTGGAGGACCGCGCACCGGTCGACCCGGCCCGGCTCGCCGTCTCCCTCGACGCCCTCGTCGCCGGACGCGAGGGCCGTGGAGTCCGTGAAGGGGATCAGGCGTGA
- a CDS encoding polysaccharide pyruvyl transferase family protein: MTRVRVGVFGLLGSGNLGNDGSLEAVLGYLRAEHPEALVDALCGGPEAVTARYGIPATRLHWYRGEYRTASRAGAIAGKGLGKLVDVFRTAAWVRRHDVVIVPGMGVLEATLPLRPWGFPYSLFLLCAAGRLLGTPVALVGVGAAAIRDRPTRALVRWSARLAAYRSYRDAQSRDAMRAMGVDTARDEVYPDLAFSLPTPPSPERPASPPASGREGPPEQGGAPAPAGTPGPVCVGVMAFHGGNDDRARAEEIHRRYLDGTIRFVRALVEDGRPVRLLTGDDVDATVVAAILGAVDSPLVTAAETASLADLMKEMAAADTVVAIRYHNLICALKTGTPVLAVTYAAKSDALMAQMGLAEYCHPAREVDADRLLEQFRELEKRSAELRQTLTERNETAARRLDHQFTALTAALFPTTTPTTRKAP; the protein is encoded by the coding sequence GTGACGCGCGTGCGCGTCGGGGTCTTCGGCCTGCTCGGCTCCGGCAACCTCGGCAACGACGGATCGCTCGAGGCCGTCCTCGGGTACCTCCGCGCCGAGCACCCCGAGGCGCTCGTCGACGCGCTGTGCGGCGGGCCCGAGGCCGTGACGGCCCGGTACGGGATCCCCGCGACCCGGCTGCACTGGTACCGCGGGGAGTACCGGACCGCGTCGCGCGCGGGCGCGATCGCGGGGAAGGGCCTGGGCAAGCTCGTCGACGTCTTCCGCACCGCCGCCTGGGTGCGCCGGCACGACGTGGTGATCGTCCCGGGCATGGGCGTCCTGGAGGCCACGCTGCCCCTGCGGCCGTGGGGCTTCCCGTACTCGCTGTTCCTGCTCTGCGCGGCCGGCCGGCTCCTCGGCACCCCGGTCGCGCTCGTCGGCGTCGGCGCCGCCGCGATCCGCGACCGGCCGACCCGGGCCCTGGTCCGCTGGTCGGCGCGGCTCGCCGCGTACCGCTCGTACCGGGACGCCCAGTCCCGCGACGCCATGCGCGCGATGGGCGTGGACACCGCACGCGACGAGGTGTATCCGGACCTCGCGTTCTCCCTGCCGACGCCGCCGTCCCCCGAGCGCCCGGCTTCTCCCCCAGCCTCCGGCCGGGAGGGACCCCCGGAGCAGGGAGGTGCCCCCGCCCCGGCGGGCACGCCGGGTCCGGTCTGCGTCGGCGTCATGGCCTTCCACGGCGGCAACGACGACCGTGCCCGGGCCGAGGAGATCCACCGGCGCTACCTCGACGGGACGATCCGCTTCGTCCGCGCGCTGGTCGAGGACGGCAGGCCGGTCCGGCTGCTCACCGGCGACGACGTCGACGCGACGGTGGTCGCCGCGATCCTCGGCGCGGTGGACTCGCCGCTGGTCACCGCCGCCGAGACGGCCTCACTGGCCGATCTGATGAAGGAGATGGCGGCTGCCGACACGGTGGTGGCGATCCGCTACCACAACCTGATCTGCGCGCTGAAGACGGGCACTCCGGTGCTCGCGGTCACCTACGCGGCGAAGAGCGACGCCCTCATGGCGCAGATGGGCCTCGCCGAGTACTGCCACCCGGCGCGCGAGGTCGACGCCGACCGGCTGCTCGAACAGTTCCGGGAGCTGGAGAAACGCTCGGCGGAGCTGCGGCAGACGCTCACCGAGCGGAACGAGACCGCCGCCCGGCGACTCGACCACCAGTTCACCGCCTTGACGGCGGCCCTGTTCCCCACGACCACCCCCACCACGCGGAAGGCTCCATGA